The nucleotide window aatgtatagataatctctacaaattttcagccaaattgataatcgttaaggcattcaaaactgcagtttaccattataaacacgaacggttccggttcaacagattcggttcgtttgcgtaaattgcagttttgaatgctttAACAaacatcaatttggctgaaaatttgtagagatgatctatacattatgacctaaaaactgaacggttaagatgtaaaaatatgatcgaaaagtgggtcaaatatggaaatccgtacctttttgcTTAGgcgcggatatccgcacctgagcaaagttatatatatatatatcaaacaattgaacatataGCTTAAGATTCTCGTGTTGAATTGTTCATTTATTTGACTAATTTCTAGTAGAGATGATCTTTGCACAATGATTTACATAAAATGATTCGTATAAAGTTGAGTGATAATTCGTTAATCACAAATTAATAACATGATGAACGAGCATGTTAGCCATTTTTAGTTAGCATCGAtcatatgtattttttttaatatcgaTCACCCTAACGCGGTTCACCGACATGCAGAAAATTTGATGTAGTTTTATTACCAGCAACAAGAAGGAAGCTAAATATCCTGAATTATTCACGATACATGAACTGAAAATTTAATTATGAAATTAAAGAGGGATGGTAATAGCTAGATCCAGCTACTAATTAAAATTTAGGGAATTGGATCGCGGAAGCACATCGTCCTTTAGGAAGAATTGGGCACTCGATAATATCTTGGCCAGAAGTGTCAGCGCACAAGTAAACTTGGTAAAGTTGGCTGTTACCAGCTGAATCCTTGTTGCACTCAATCCCTGGGGCATGCCCAACACCCTCTTTTATAGCTGCTACAATGCTTTCTAAGCTGTATAGTTCATCGTCTGGTTTTATTCCTGCAAATTCAAGGACATTGATTTTTGCTTTCTTTAATCTAGCTTGGTTAATTTCTTATAAACAATTGAGTATAGACGAACTAAATTACCAGCTTTTTTAAGGGCTTGAAGAAGGTTTGCTTTTTCCTTGAGCTTGAGACCGGCTTGGAAGTAATCTTTCTGATCAAGTTCAGATTCGGAGCAAGTGCCATGCTTCTCCCATTCGTGTGACCAGAACCTGTAACCATTACTGCTTGGGCAGCTCATAGATGGCCAACTCTTTTCCAGACTGCCCATCAACTCTGAGATCTATATATTTTCATTGTCATATATTAGGAAATTAGTTAGAGACGTACACCAAATGAAATGGTTCTTTGGTTCATGAAAACAATTAGTAATAATAAATGTAACTAACTAATCCACGTTCAGAACTGCAAAAAGCATTTTTGGTGCTGTCTTGTGTAAAACTAAACAGAATTGGTTTTCAAGTTATATATAGGAGTACTTAATATTAGTACTTTTAAGCAATTTACATGCATGCTTGAATTCTTTAAAAACTTGTACCTTTAATAAAACCTTTCGTTACAGTACTATCGCAAAACAGAGAGAGTTTTTGTGCCCTTAATTCATAAGTAATAagagtatatatatttatattcatgAACGAACACATGCAATTTCGTAAAATTAAATAATTCTCAAGCAAATAAATTTTGTACAAGTTAAGCCGTTAAGGAAGGAACATCTCGGATTTCCCACTGTGGTTCCTCGGATTCATGGAGAGCCAAAAGAGATCGAAGACAAaacaattaatatttttatgctTCCTTTTGGCCGGGACCTgggtaattaattatttgatcgAGCTGATTTAGGGCCTATTATTCTTTTAATGTGTACTCTGTTCTTGTATGATTGTTAGCTAGCTTGGCTACACCTTCCAGTACTCCATGTGGATTACAAGTATATATTCAATTAATATTATTATGAATTATCGTTATACTCCAAAAACTAAggttatatatatgttgattaaAGTATAGGTGTCGTGTACCTCAGATTTGTCGAAGACACTGTCTGGATCACAGTTTGAAGGGTAAGAGCCATCCTTGTAGTTTGGCCAGAGACCGTGAATGCCGAAATCTGCTGCAGGCTTCCCTGACTTTGGATAGCAACAACTATGCTTTTTGTCGCAATATGCTCCAGGCCACTGCATCGATTCATCAAAATGCATGTTAAATAACGAGAAACTATCTTTTAGGGTTTGAAACTAAAGACGTACAGATCGGATTGGAACATCGAAAGAGATCGATGTTTGAACCACATACTGTTAGCTCACCTGTTGAACGAAGTAGAAGAAATCAAAGTCCTGCGAAGCGCAAAGAACTGACAGGTATTGAATTACCAATAGTTTGATCAAAATCAAACTAGTGCTGTATCTCATTGTTCCAGCTGAGTACGTacgttgttctttttgtttctgaTCGACAACTTTTCAAAAAAGTTTGCTAGTTTTAGAATGACAATCAAAGCTGTATTAATAGGAAAATTAAGTAGACAAAAGATGGAAGAAAATAAGGCTGGAATATCCCAGAAAGCATATGCTCTTATTTATCGCCGAGCTTGTGAATTTATACCAGGTACTACATGATCATTCGCGTGTCTAACGGTCTCcaacattaaaaaaattacaGTTTATTGCTTCTTCGTGCCTTCCTCcatctattttttttatagtttgaGCTATCCAGTTAATCTATTTTAATTAGTTAGGTTATTACTTTGATTGGcttgattagttgattgaagagaGTGAGATCCCATATATGAACACATTCATGTGAACAAGTAAAACATATATAATTTGTCATCAGCTAGGTTTGATATAGCAATGGGGAATAGAAAACTGCGAGAAAGTTTAACTACAATATAAAAAGGTTCTAATTAAAGTCATTAACTATTCCAGAATTTTGGCTATTGGAAATCCACAAGCAACAGTACCAGACGATTGGTGTGGCGGCAAGGAATGCTATAGCTAGCTGGATTAGTCTTTAAGCAATACTAAGCTATGGAGCTAGCTCAAGTCTTTCTGGCCAATCTTACAGATAAAGAGGGAACGTTAACTAAACTAAGCTAGCTAGATGCTTTAGACGACGCTTATGGCTTTGGTGTTGCGTGCAAGGCATTTTTGGTTGTGGACGGACAGTTCACGACTCATGACCCATGAGGCGCATACCTGAAACATGGGCTTAACGAACTAAGCAATTAATGTGTGAATGTGCTTTATTAATTGATCTTTGTCAGGCTAAAGGAATCTGGATAATTATTAAGGGTTCCACAAATATGATAATTATTAAGGAATGCACATGAATTTTTGCAATGTCAATGGGAGTACTGGGTCAGCTAGCTAAGAGATAAGACTAGTTGATGAAgataatggatagccattaatCGAGCTgctcatgatgatgatgatgatgatgatcaggGCCGGTTCTGATATTCTAACGATCTGAAATgaagaattaaaatgtggcATCTCaaatagatatagatatatatatatatatatatatatatatatatatatatattcgccAAATGACAATATAAAATCATGTGCATGTTTTGaactcaataaaaaaaaaaaagtgttttgattaaataaattaaacaaaagtattaaatttttattcatacataaatttttgaaatacaaaaattatttgTATGGAAAGGAATAGGAAACTGGGCCGCAAGGTGTGTGAGTGTGTCAGAAGAAACGAAAAATGAGAATATTGACTTAATTCAacgaaaaggaaacaaaaaaaagtgaCACGGGTCAGAGCTAAGGCTCAAACCTGGGTTGTGAGGTAGATAGAATAACTGGGCTACCGCTGGTGCAAGATGATTCGATGTATCTTTGTCAAATACACAAAAATCATATATATCCATATATAGTATGACAtatacataattaaatctcGGAGGCCCCTAGAGACCGGTGGCCTGAGACGGCTACCTCAGGCGGCAGCCCTTAGGGCCGGccctgatgatgatgatgatgatgatcaagtTAATTCCATCTGATCTGGAAACTTATTATAAAAACGTACAACATCAGCTACCTAGCAAGTTCTTTAAGCTAAGGGAACTAATATTACTGAATATAGTTATATGAGGCAAGAAGGGTCAATGGCCCTTGTTAGTAATATATAGTGACGTCTAACAGAGTGTTTATGTTCTAGGAGATATGAAGCTAGCcggtttttttctttaatcgaTCGATCCACACCtactaattaattaagtaaCTAAAAAGGATTATGACAGATAGGTGTCTCTTGGTGTATATAAGTGGATCATCCAAAGAGAAAGAGATGTCCCAATCTTGTTAACATTTCACCACTTTCTATTTATGGTTCAAGACAACCACTTCTTTGATCTTGTTATAAACGAATTTCATCCTCTGCACTCCCCGCCAACTATATACAAAAATCAATTTGAGTCGCTCTAATAAATTGTTTCTTAAACTCCAACTTAATCCTTTAAGGCTTCTTTTGGTTTGGGATCCATGGTTGAAAATTAATCTCACTCCATCCAATCACTCTCGATCACCCAATATCAATCTATATAGCTAGTCTTGTTTAgttgaaagaaatcaaatagTGACTTTTGAGCCTAGCTTGCTGCAGCTTGGTGACCCAAGATGAAAGATCATAGTATTTAACTATTTATTCACATGCATGAGCAGAACTAGAGAGACTATAGCACCAAATGGTTATCACTTATGACCACAACAGGAAGGCGTACAGTACTTGAAATTGCTCACAATCAGTAAATTATGAAACATGAAAGTAGTTAACAAATGCTTCACTGCTTCAAGTCATCATCGATGGATCTCTCTACATTATATTTATAAGATCGAATACTCTAGAAGGTAGGAAACTCGATGCTTGAACCACATTTCCCATGGGGAAAAACTGGGCACTCAATGAGGTCAGAGCCATTAGTATCCACGCACAAGTAGACCTGGTAAAGTTGGCTGTTGCCGGACTGATCAACGTTGCACTCGATATATGGAGTGTACCCGATTGAATCTTTCAGGGCCCCCTTGATGTCCGCCAGGGTATAAGACTCGCCGTTGGGTTTAATACCTGCACTTTGAAGAGCTTGGAGGAGGTTGGCCTTCTTCTTGAGGTCAAGAGCTGCTGCAAAGTAACTATGTTGGTTAATGGCAGACTCGGAGCAGGTTCCATGTTTTTCCCACTCGTGTGTCCAGAACGCAATCCCGCTGCTGCTAGGGCATGCTAGTGTTGGCCATTCTTCTTGCATACTGCTAATTAAATCTGAAACCTGTTCCCAAAATACTATGGTCAATAGGAGGAAAGAGGTAAAAAGCAAAAGGTAAATTTATCGTGCTtattaaaaaactaaaaatggtAACATGCAGGCACCATTTTTGAAGTACTAATTATAATTAATAACAATTTAATAGGGAAGATTTGATTATTTCATTAAGTTATATTCTGATCCAAACATTTTCTATTTGACCCTTGGTTAATTGCCATATTTCCATAATTTACAAAGTAAAACATCCTTCATTTTGTCATCAATTGAAAACTAGAGTAAATGTAAAAGAATGAAGGATAAAGAGGGCATTGCTTGCACGCAGGCCAGGAATGTGATCCACACCATAACCCGGCCATTGCTTGCACGCAGGCCTTGCCATGTGCCCATGTTCATAGACTACTCCTGCTTAGTTTACTTTACGTACGCTAATGGCTAATCTGAATCCTGCTCACATGACATGCTCAGTGACCCTTTCTGTTCTTAAACTGTCAAAAGTAACGAAACTCTATCACAACGGCCATGCATGTTGATccaaattaaatatatatgtcaTGTTGTGGCCGGCCTTAAAAATGTGAAAAGAAATTAATGGATGATCTATCGATGATTTTGATGGCAATCTATACATGCCAAGCAATGtttagtatatatatatcagatcaaATTCCATACCTGAGATTGATCAAAGGGGTTGTTTGGATCACAGTTTGAGGGGTATGAACCATCCTTGTAATTTGGCCAGAGCCCATGAATCCCAAAATCTGCTGCAGGCTTCCCTGTGGTTGGATAGCAGCAACTTTTCTGTGTATCACAGAATGATCCTGGCCACTGCATTAACATCGATCAATCAAGAAAACTTAGAAAACCATGCATATAATTATAAGATATTCATGTCTAGCTTTAATCAATAGTTCAAATGTTCAATTATTTGCTGCAAAACCTGAAATGAATATGATTCTTTTCACCTGCTGAACAAAGTAGAAGAAATCAAAATCTTCTGCAGCACAAAGGACCGAAAGACATGATGATCCTACTAGTGCTAGTATTAGAAGCTTGACCATTTTTGTGGAGATGGACTTCATTTTTAATCTCTCACGATCTCCTCAGTCTCCGACTGGTAATGATTAATGAGTGTGAATTATGGAGCTGCTTATATGGCTGTATTTATAGGCCAAACTGGAAGATTTGGGAGGACGAATATGCTACATTTAATCCCAAAATCTGATGTCAACATCATTGAAGTGTGTAACGCTTGCACATATGATCATTGCTATACGTCGGCTcatattttcctttcttttttgtggttgttttgtgctgtcaaatttattgttttggattttaatttgCTTCTTCCCACTTATGGTTCCCCACTTTTCTTAATTTTCTGT belongs to Rosa chinensis cultivar Old Blush chromosome 4, RchiOBHm-V2, whole genome shotgun sequence and includes:
- the LOC112199906 gene encoding ribonuclease 3; this encodes MRYSTSLILIKLLVIQYLSVLCASQDFDFFYFVQQWPGAYCDKKHSCCYPKSGKPAADFGIHGLWPNYKDGSYPSNCDPDSVFDKSEISELMGSLEKSWPSMSCPSSNGYRFWSHEWEKHGTCSESELDQKDYFQAGLKLKEKANLLQALKKAGIKPDDELYSLESIVAAIKEGVGHAPGIECNKDSAGNSQLYQVYLCADTSGQDIIECPILPKGRCASAIQFPKF
- the LOC112198230 gene encoding extracellular ribonuclease LE codes for the protein MKSISTKMVKLLILALVGSSCLSVLCAAEDFDFFYFVQQWPGSFCDTQKSCCYPTTGKPAADFGIHGLWPNYKDGSYPSNCDPNNPFDQSQVSDLISSMQEEWPTLACPSSSGIAFWTHEWEKHGTCSESAINQHSYFAAALDLKKKANLLQALQSAGIKPNGESYTLADIKGALKDSIGYTPYIECNVDQSGNSQLYQVYLCVDTNGSDLIECPVFPHGKCGSSIEFPTF